A stretch of Campylobacter showae DNA encodes these proteins:
- the hcp gene encoding hydroxylamine reductase, whose protein sequence is MSYNQEMFCHQCQMSVPEGCGAKGQDRGTCGKTSTLALLQDTMVFGLKGLSAYRHHAHELGADTSAVDTVMADTLYFTLTNSNFNFDEHIAQLMAVGSAGVAMMDILSEAHTAKFGVPTPVKVSQNKVEGKAILVSGHNLHALEALLKATEGKGINIYTHSEMLPAHGYPQLRKYPHLKGNVGKAWFDQTKLFNEFKGAILMTTNCIVPLRSSCSYADRLFGYSIAGTDGIKHIQNDDFAPLIECALACGDVSMDSDESLVTGGHYKTILSLAPQILDAIKSGKIRRFFVIAGCDAPGKGREYYRELALSLPKDCVILTSSCGKFRFNDVDFGNVPGTELPRYIDLGQCNDSNGAVKIALALSEATGIAVNDLPVSIVLMWMEQKAVIILLALFSLGVKNINVGPTVPEFFNDEILGFLVQNFGLRLISGDAQADLKYFLGE, encoded by the coding sequence ATGAGTTACAATCAAGAGATGTTCTGTCATCAGTGTCAAATGAGCGTACCCGAGGGCTGCGGCGCCAAAGGACAAGACCGCGGCACCTGCGGCAAAACCTCGACGCTGGCGTTACTTCAAGACACTATGGTTTTCGGACTTAAGGGCCTTAGCGCCTACCGCCACCACGCGCACGAGCTCGGCGCCGATACTAGCGCGGTCGATACCGTTATGGCGGACACGCTGTATTTTACGCTGACGAACTCAAATTTTAACTTTGACGAGCATATCGCGCAGCTGATGGCCGTCGGAAGCGCGGGTGTGGCGATGATGGATATTTTAAGCGAGGCGCATACCGCAAAATTCGGCGTACCGACCCCGGTTAAAGTAAGCCAAAACAAGGTCGAGGGCAAAGCTATTTTGGTTAGCGGCCACAACCTGCACGCGCTTGAGGCGCTGCTAAAGGCGACCGAGGGCAAGGGCATCAACATCTACACCCACTCCGAGATGCTTCCTGCGCACGGCTATCCGCAGCTTCGCAAGTATCCGCACCTAAAGGGCAACGTCGGCAAGGCGTGGTTTGATCAGACCAAGCTTTTTAACGAATTTAAGGGCGCGATTTTGATGACCACCAACTGCATCGTGCCGCTTCGCTCATCCTGTAGCTACGCGGACAGGCTCTTTGGCTACTCTATCGCGGGCACAGACGGGATCAAACATATCCAAAACGACGATTTTGCGCCGCTCATCGAGTGTGCGCTTGCATGCGGCGACGTGAGTATGGACAGCGACGAGAGCTTGGTGACGGGCGGACACTACAAGACGATTTTGAGCCTCGCGCCGCAAATTTTAGACGCGATCAAATCTGGCAAAATCCGCCGCTTTTTCGTCATCGCAGGCTGCGACGCGCCTGGCAAAGGACGCGAGTATTACCGCGAGCTAGCACTTAGCCTGCCGAAAGATTGCGTGATTTTGACCTCCAGCTGCGGCAAATTCCGCTTCAACGACGTGGATTTCGGAAACGTGCCCGGCACCGAGCTTCCGCGCTATATCGATCTAGGCCAGTGCAACGACAGCAACGGCGCGGTCAAGATCGCCTTGGCACTTAGCGAGGCTACGGGCATCGCGGTAAACGATCTGCCGGTCTCGATCGTGCTGATGTGGATGGAGCAAAAGGCGGTCATCATCCTACTTGCGCTGTTTAGCCTAGGCGTCAAGAACATCAACGTAGGACCTACCGTGCCTGAGTTTTTCAACGACGAAATTTTGGGCTTTTTGGTGCAAAATTTCGGCCTTCGCCTAATCAGCGGCGACGCGCAGGCGGATCTGAAATACTTCCTGGGCGAATAA